Sequence from the Castanea sativa cultivar Marrone di Chiusa Pesio chromosome 12, ASM4071231v1 genome:
CAATATAGGGAAAGGACAAAGCCAACAAGGCAGGGTGAATTTAATTAGTTGGGGTAAAAACGATTAATAAGAGCCAAAGCATTGCTAATTCGCTTAGAAACACTAAGAATACTATTACTGATTGTGTTCTTCACAGTGTTGCTAACAGTCATGCCAGCAAACCCATCTGTGCATGTAGTTTCATCTGTTAAAGCAGCACTGACCCAAGTCTTTATATTATCAATCTGAGCCTTCACATTAGAGCTTCCAAGCTTTTCCATTGCGGATAAAGATTGATTGAGCTGgtcaatggagtccttgacgTTCACTATGCAATCCTTAATGATTGCCACTTCACTCTTCGTCAATCCCTGGTTCTTGGATAGCTTTGATATCGTTGAGGAACAGTTTTTTGCGGCTTTTAAAGATACAGAGAGGGCAGATTTGCAAAGCTTTTGAGGGTTTGCTTCGATTTTGGAAGCGAAGGGTAAGAGGTCATTGTTGTATTCTGTTGGGTATGTGGTTGAATGGCAAGCGGTTTTGATATAGGTTTTGTAGTTTTCGGTGGTGGTGGAAGGAGTTGAGGCTAAG
This genomic interval carries:
- the LOC142618916 gene encoding pectinesterase inhibitor 4-like, with product MEAYRPYTISYAYHALTILVSLLFLSNFHTTLASTPSTTTENYKTYIKTACHSTTYPTEYNNDLLPFASKIEANPQKLCKSALSVSLKAAKNCSSTISKLSKNQGLTKSEVAIIKDCIVNVKDSIDQLNQSLSAMEKLGSSNVKAQIDNIKTWVSAALTDETTCTDGFAGMTVSNTVKNTISNSILSVSKRISNALALINRFYPN